GAAATCACTTACCTTAGTGGAAAAAGCCTTCGTTGGAAGGTATGCTTTTCTCGGAAGTCACCATTTACAATAAcagtataaaaaatacattcatgCAATTGGCAgatggttttattaaatttaaggTATACTTTGTTAATGTGTTCTTTTaatgaagtatttatttatttatttattaacaattaagaaatttaaaaaataaatgaatgcatttaagaCTGAGATTAAGACTATGACTGATTTTGGTCCTATTCATGTAGATCTATGACCCAAACAATGCTCGCTATGAGGTGCCCGTTCCCCTCAACCTGCCTCCCACACCAGAGACAGATGAAAACAACAGACTGTATAGGGTTCAAATCAAGGACAATCCATTCGGGATCCAAGTGATCAGAAAGGGCTCAGAAGAAGTTATGTGAGTAACACTCCTGAATCACTCTGTTAACATGGAGAAAGCAACAAGGAAGCGGATTTGGTCGCAGGTTCCATATGTACTTATAGAGTTTAATGGAGTTTTAGGACTATAAAAGCACAGTTTGCTTAATGTGTCAGATTTTGCAAATGTTCTTAGTGTTTTGTTAAATCTCattctctcactctctttttCTCCAGCTGGGACTCTGCTGTGCCAGGGTTCATATTTTCTAATCAGCTTCTTCAGATCTCCACACTCCTTCCCTCAGACTATGTGTATGGTGTTGGTGAAACAGAGCACCCCAGCTACAAACATGACCTCAACTTCCACAAATATGGCCTGTTTGCCAAAGACCAGCCCCCAGGGGTGAGTTTAAGAACTGATGGTGACTTTACACATCATGTTAAAGTCGGCTCTAGTGTTTAGTTTGACCCTGGTTTGATGCCAGTTGAAGCAGTAATCACTATGACAGTCAGTTCAtttcaacaaaagaaaaaaaaaagagtgtgtttaacactgaggacaactgaaatTGCATTACAAACTTAAACTCTAATATTTTTCTCCTCATCTGCAGTATAAGCTGAACAGTTATGGACTCCATCCTTTCTACATGGGTATGGAGAAATCACAAAGTTCTCATGGCGTCTTTT
This genomic interval from Labeo rohita strain BAU-BD-2019 unplaced genomic scaffold, IGBB_LRoh.1.0 scaffold_1454, whole genome shotgun sequence contains the following:
- the LOC127158323 gene encoding sucrase-isomaltase, intestinal-like, producing MSHVFEKSGAGTGKELHSQQRITGRFDCYPEAGSNQGTCEARGCIWQPSDIPNEPWCFYADTHGYITKNVVETASGITLDIERNTNFPSQRPQSPDIDTLRVEITYLSGKSLRWKIYDPNNARYEVPVPLNLPPTPETDENNRLYRVQIKDNPFGIQVIRKGSEEVIWDSAVPGFIFSNQLLQISTLLPSDYVYGVGETEHPSYKHDLNFHKYGLFAKDQPPGYKLNSYGLHPFYMGMEKSQSSHGVFLQNSNAMGE